The Thiomicrorhabdus aquaedulcis sequence GGGTAGCGCAATATCAAACCAACCTAGCCCAATGCCTTAAAGCCGCCGACGATGCACTGTACAAAGCCAAGCACAATGGCCGCAATAAAGTGTGTGCCGCTTTGTAACGGTTTGGGTTTGGGTGTTAGCTTTAGCTTTAGCTCAATATGCGTGTTAAAGACATTAAATGCCTTGCAATGTTTGCTTGCTTTAACGCACCAAACTATCGAAAATAGCGCACATTATTTAGACCCATTTAAAAAGACCCCATTTAAGGATAGTTTTATGCTAAGAGCCAACGAACTCAAGAAAGGCGACATTGTTGAAATCAATGGCGTGCCGCACATTGTTAAAACCTTTGACGCCAAATCACCGTCGTCACGCAACGCCACCACACTTTACAAAGTGCGTTTAAACAACTTAAAAACCGGTCAAAAGCTCGACGAATCGTTTAAAGGCGAAGACCTACTTAAAGAAGTGGATTGCGCCAAAGCCACGGTACAATTTTCGTACATGGACGGCGACAGTTACGTGTTTATGAACACCGACGATTACAGCCAATACCTGCTGAACAGCGACGATTTAGAAGACGAAAAAAATTACCTTACCGAAGGGTTAGGCGGCATTACGGCGGTGATATTGGACGACCAGATTTTAACCATTGAACTGCCCACTAACGTAGACTTAGAAGTGGTTGACACCGTACCTGGCAGCAACGCCACGTCGGGTGGGCGCACCAAGCCTGCGGTGTTATCCACAGGTTATCAAATTCAGGTGCCTGAGTTTGTTGAACCACACGAAAAAGTAAAGGTGAGCACCATTACCGGCAAGTTTTTATCGCGTGCTTAACACTTAATGCTTAACACTCAATGCTTAGTACTTAACGCGCAGAGCAATGTCTGCTGGGCATGTCTATTAAGCGTTTTTATTAGGCATGCACTTTAAAGGCTTCTACCAATACTTTTGCCACGCTGGGTTTTATCCAGTTTTCAACGCTCTCTTGCGATTCCAGTAACGGCACATAACCATCGCCCACGGGCAGTGACTCAGATTGTCCGTCTGTGTTCAATATCGACTCATCGTGAAACGCCATCGCCCAGTCACTAAAATTGCGTTGTTCTAAGGGGTTTTGATACAACTTAAGCACGTCGTAATGTCTAAAATCGAGTTTAATTTTAGCAAATAACGCTTCTACAACATCTGACTCACCCTCGAGCACTTGTAAAAAAGAGCCATTTTTATACAGCAACATACCTGTAATATCATGGCGTTGATTATAGCGTCTGGCTTTTTTAAGCAAATCAAGCAACTCTGTTGCGTTAAATAATTTAGGCGCACGGCTGGTATAAGCAATTTCTATAAGATTATTTTTCATAATTGTACCTTTTGGTTATATACATTATACGTCTGCATGATTAATATTAATTACTATGAAAAATATTTACGATATCCGTTGCAGCAATTGTCGCTTACTAGTTGAACATGCAGGCAGCATGTCTGCTTTTGCGCAACAAATAGAACGCAGTCAAACCCAAGTGAGCCGCTCTATTGGCATTCACCCCGTGCGCAATATTGGCGAGAAACTCGCTCGTCACATCGAGCACAGCTTTTGTTTACCGCAATTTTGGCTCGATATCGACCACACACATCAAGAAATGCCGGTAAAAGCCTATTTTAACCACTTAAATCAAGAAAAATATCTTGAACTGCATCAAATTTTGTCCGATATATTATTGGCCGTAAAAGAGCATCGCATTGACGAAGTGACCTACACGCAGTTACTTGAAATGGCCAGACAAGCCAATAAAACCACCGAGAAAAACGCCGAGTCATTCGACTCTTCTAACACACTTAGTTTTACACCTGCTAAAGATTAACTCAATCGTTAAAAAATTGCTTTAAAAGCGCGCAACCTCCCTTCACCGACTGGCCACACAAACAGCCACAAACTATTACAAACAGTGCAATCAGCCATTAACTGACCAGGCCTGGTCACATTGTAACCATACATAGGATACAAACTCGCTGTTCACGATTAATTCACCGTTAATTCATCTAACGTTAACATGGTTCGTAAATACTGTGTCTATTCTTTCAATTAAGATGGATCACCATGCTCAACCTTGAAAAAGCCTTAAACGAAAAATTTCCCGACCTATCGCAAAAACTGGGGGGCAAGTGGCTTATTAAATTTATAAAAACCCTTACCCACGAAACCGAAATTAACGACTTTATACAAACCCACCAACATTTGCGCGGCTTTGCGTTTTTAGACCACGTGCTGAATCACTTTAACTTTGGCTATCGGGTCAGCGCACGTTCGCTAAATCGCATCCCTGCCGAAGGCCGGGTTATTTTAGTCGCCAACCACCCTATTGGCTCGTTAGACGGCTTGGCGTTGCTTAAGATGGTGCGCAGTGTGCGCCCAGATGTGCGCATAGTCGCCAGCGATTTGCTCAACCACATTGACCCGCTACAATCGCTGTTTTTAGGGGTAGACAACCTCAGCGGCAAACCCAGCCATAAAACGCAATTTAAAGCCATTTTGGCCGCGCTTGAACACGACGAAGCGGTGATTATTTTTCCGGCCGGTGAGGTGTCACGCATTCGCCCCAACGGCGTGCGCGATGGCAAATGGAAAGCCGGCTTTTTAAAATTAGCCCAAAAAGCCCAAGCCCCCATTGTGCCCATTTTGGTAGACGCACGTAACTCGGCGCTGTTTTACGGTCTGTCGGCACTGTACAAACCCTTAGGCACGCTCATGCTGGTGCAAGAGATGTTTAACAAAGAATATCAAGAAATCGAATTTCACATTGGGCGCGCCATTCCTTGGAAAAACGTCGCCAAACTTGAACTGCCCGCCAAAACCCTAGCGCACCGTTTTAGAAAACATCTGTACACCCTCGATAAAGCCGGCAAACCAGGCAAATCATTTAAGCCCAACGATTTGTTTGAAACCGTCGAAACCATCGCTCATCCAGTAGACCGAAAAGCCCTTAAAAAAGCCTTAAAAACCGCGCAATTGCTGGGCAAAACTCAAGACGGAAAAATCATTTACCTGTACGATTTTGTCGCCGACTCGCCCGTTATGCACGAAATAGGCCGCTTGCGCGAACTCACCTTTAGAACCGTAGAAGAAGGCACCGGTCACG is a genomic window containing:
- the yeiP gene encoding elongation factor P-like protein YeiP; translation: MLRANELKKGDIVEINGVPHIVKTFDAKSPSSRNATTLYKVRLNNLKTGQKLDESFKGEDLLKEVDCAKATVQFSYMDGDSYVFMNTDDYSQYLLNSDDLEDEKNYLTEGLGGITAVILDDQILTIELPTNVDLEVVDTVPGSNATSGGRTKPAVLSTGYQIQVPEFVEPHEKVKVSTITGKFLSRA
- a CDS encoding BLUF domain-containing protein, encoding MKNNLIEIAYTSRAPKLFNATELLDLLKKARRYNQRHDITGMLLYKNGSFLQVLEGESDVVEALFAKIKLDFRHYDVLKLYQNPLEQRNFSDWAMAFHDESILNTDGQSESLPVGDGYVPLLESQESVENWIKPSVAKVLVEAFKVHA
- a CDS encoding lysophospholipid acyltransferase family protein, translated to MLNLEKALNEKFPDLSQKLGGKWLIKFIKTLTHETEINDFIQTHQHLRGFAFLDHVLNHFNFGYRVSARSLNRIPAEGRVILVANHPIGSLDGLALLKMVRSVRPDVRIVASDLLNHIDPLQSLFLGVDNLSGKPSHKTQFKAILAALEHDEAVIIFPAGEVSRIRPNGVRDGKWKAGFLKLAQKAQAPIVPILVDARNSALFYGLSALYKPLGTLMLVQEMFNKEYQEIEFHIGRAIPWKNVAKLELPAKTLAHRFRKHLYTLDKAGKPGKSFKPNDLFETVETIAHPVDRKALKKALKTAQLLGKTQDGKIIYLYDFVADSPVMHEIGRLRELTFRTVEEGTGHAIDLDVYDSRYRHLVLWDEEDLEIVGAYRIGECQAIVDAHGVAGLYTSTLFELQPELIQKLPHAIELGRSFVQPRYWGMRSLDYLWYGIGAYVRQHPHIAYLFGPVSLSNAYPANAKQLIMAFYHQQFGPSQPYALAKRPVTVSPENQTVAHTLFNDDYATSYKKLNALLELEGVKVPTLFKQYAELCDDRGCEFIDFSVDPQFGDCIDSLIWVELAKIKPKKKQRYLTPLEESGK